In Solobacterium moorei, a single genomic region encodes these proteins:
- a CDS encoding glucosaminidase domain-containing protein, which yields MRKITPMNIFAKLMIASVFCSSTAKLYEVHATNVAKYVSRQSRIVSPKPLYYVNGALANGWVVHNPTVDGYYYLFYKNGERLTGMGVDGNGEHLFINGLLAQGLQEYDGEEFYYNDGNRYTGFVDNLYYVNGALANGWVVHKPPVDGYYYLFYKDGERLTGMGTDGNGEHLFINGLLAQGLQTFAGQERIYKDGNYANGWVNGIYAINGYYAHGWVVHNPPVDGQYYLFYKYGVRLTGKGTDGNGEHLFINGLLAQGLQEYAGGKRCYVDGNLANGWIFHKEPIDGKYYLFYKDGERLTGMGTDGNGEHLFINGLLAQGLQTFAGQERIYKDGNYANGWVNGIYAINGYYAHGWVVHNPPVDGQYYLFYKYGVRLTGKGTDGNGEHLFINGLLAQGLQEYAGGKRCYVDGNLANGWIFHKEPIDGKYYLFYKDGERLTGMGTDGNGEHLFINGLLAQGLQTFAGQERIYKDGNYANGWVNGIYAINGYYAHGWVVHNPPVDGQYYLFYKYGVRLTGKGTDGNGEHLFINGLLAQGLQEYAGGKRCYVDGNLANGWIFHKEPIDGKYYLFYKDGERLTGMGTDGNGEHLFINGLLAQGLQTFAGQERIYKDGNYANGWVNGIYAINGYYAHGWVVHNPPVDGQYYLFYKYGVRLTGKGTDGNGEHLFINGLLAQGLQEYAGGKRCYVDGNLANGWIFHKEPIDGKYYLFYKDGERLTGMGTDGNGEHLFINGLLAQGYNYYNGQYCFYRDGNVVNTYNDKYYVNGSVANGWIFHKEPIDGKYYLFYKDGERLTGMGTDGNGEHLFINGLLAQGMQNYPNAYRLYEDGNLVTGFRKNKYYLNGSAANGWVVHKPPVDGYYYLFYKDGERLTGMGTDGNGEHLFINGLLAQGLQTFAGQERIYKDGNYANGWVNGIYAINGYYANGWVKTDSGEEIYFIYGKNASPKTLRENYTNEEFIQVIAYYVRKYSAQYGIKVNSGIIAQAILESNWGRSSLSAKYHNYFGLKAGPYWKGKSVNMATQEEYVPGTYTNVRDNFRVYNSIEEGVRGYFEFTKFPNYAKIKTATTPEEYLTYIKQAGYATSSTYVQNTLRVVNTYNLTKYD from the coding sequence ATGAGAAAGATTACACCAATGAACATTTTTGCGAAATTGATGATCGCATCTGTTTTTTGCTCTTCAACCGCAAAATTATATGAGGTTCATGCAACTAATGTTGCTAAATATGTTAGTAGACAGTCAAGAATTGTAAGTCCAAAACCATTATATTATGTAAATGGTGCTCTAGCTAATGGCTGGGTAGTTCACAACCCGACGGTAGATGGCTATTATTACCTGTTCTATAAAAATGGCGAACGTTTAACTGGTATGGGTGTAGATGGAAATGGTGAACATCTATTTATCAACGGTCTACTTGCCCAAGGTTTACAGGAATATGATGGGGAAGAATTTTATTATAATGATGGAAATAGATATACTGGCTTCGTGGATAATTTATATTATGTAAATGGTGCTCTAGCTAATGGCTGGGTAGTTCATAAGCCACCAGTAGATGGCTATTATTACCTGTTCTATAAAGATGGCGAACGTTTGACTGGTATGGGTACAGACGGTAATGGTGAACATCTATTCATCAACGGTCTACTTGCCCAAGGCTTGCAGACATTTGCAGGACAAGAGCGTATATATAAGGATGGCAACTATGCAAATGGCTGGGTAAATGGCATATATGCAATCAATGGATACTATGCCCATGGCTGGGTAGTTCATAACCCGCCGGTAGATGGACAGTATTATCTGTTCTATAAATATGGTGTACGACTAACGGGCAAGGGTACAGATGGTAATGGCGAGCATTTATTTATCAATGGTTTGCTTGCGCAAGGACTACAAGAATATGCCGGTGGAAAACGTTGTTATGTAGATGGTAATCTTGCCAATGGTTGGATATTTCACAAAGAGCCAATCGATGGAAAGTATTATCTATTCTATAAAGATGGCGAACGTTTGACTGGTATGGGTACAGATGGCAATGGTGAACATTTATTCATCAACGGTCTACTTGCCCAAGGCTTGCAGACATTTGCAGGACAAGAGCGCATATATAAGGATGGCAACTATGCAAATGGTTGGGTAAATGGCATATATGCAATCAATGGATACTATGCTCATGGCTGGGTAGTTCATAACCCGCCGGTAGATGGACAGTATTATCTGTTCTATAAATATGGTGTACGACTAACGGGCAAGGGTACAGATGGTAATGGCGAGCATTTATTTATCAATGGTTTGCTTGCGCAAGGACTACAAGAATATGCCGGTGGAAAACGTTGTTATGTAGATGGTAATCTTGCCAATGGTTGGATATTTCACAAAGAGCCAATCGATGGAAAGTATTATCTATTCTATAAAGATGGCGAACGTTTGACTGGTATGGGTACAGATGGCAATGGTGAACATTTATTCATCAACGGTCTACTTGCCCAAGGCTTGCAGACATTTGCAGGACAAGAGCGCATATATAAGGATGGCAACTATGCAAATGGTTGGGTAAATGGCATATATGCAATCAATGGATACTATGCTCATGGCTGGGTAGTTCATAACCCGCCGGTAGATGGACAGTATTATCTGTTCTATAAATATGGTGTACGACTAACGGGCAAGGGTACAGATGGTAATGGCGAGCATTTATTTATCAATGGTTTGCTTGCGCAAGGACTACAAGAATATGCCGGTGGAAAACGTTGTTATGTAGATGGTAATCTTGCCAATGGTTGGATATTTCACAAAGAGCCAATCGATGGAAAGTATTATCTATTCTATAAAGATGGCGAACGTTTGACTGGTATGGGTACAGATGGCAATGGTGAACATTTATTCATCAACGGTCTACTTGCCCAAGGCTTGCAGACATTTGCAGGACAAGAGCGCATATATAAGGATGGCAACTATGCAAATGGTTGGGTAAATGGCATATATGCAATCAATGGATACTATGCTCATGGCTGGGTAGTTCATAACCCGCCGGTAGATGGACAGTATTATCTGTTCTATAAATATGGTGTACGACTAACGGGCAAGGGTACAGATGGTAATGGCGAGCATTTATTTATCAATGGTTTGCTTGCGCAAGGACTACAAGAATATGCCGGTGGAAAACGTTGTTATGTAGATGGTAATCTTGCCAATGGTTGGATATTTCACAAAGAGCCAATCGATGGAAAGTATTATCTATTCTATAAAGATGGCGAACGTTTGACTGGTATGGGTACAGATGGCAATGGTGAACATTTATTCATCAACGGTCTACTTGCCCAAGGCTATAATTATTATAATGGTCAATACTGCTTCTACAGAGATGGAAATGTAGTTAACACTTATAATGATAAATATTATGTAAATGGCTCTGTTGCTAATGGTTGGATATTTCACAAAGAGCCAATCGATGGGAAGTATTATCTATTCTATAAAGATGGCGAACGTTTAACTGGTATGGGTACAGATGGTAATGGCGAGCATCTCTTTATTAACGGTTTACTTGCGCAAGGAATGCAAAATTATCCAAATGCATATCGTTTATATGAAGATGGAAATTTGGTTACTGGATTTAGAAAGAATAAGTATTATTTAAATGGTTCTGCTGCTAATGGCTGGGTAGTTCATAAGCCACCAGTAGATGGCTATTATTACCTGTTCTATAAAGATGGCGAACGTTTGACTGGTATGGGTACAGATGGCAATGGTGAACATTTATTCATCAACGGTCTACTTGCCCAAGGCTTGCAGACATTTGCAGGACAAGAGCGCATATATAAGGATGGCAACTATGCAAATGGTTGGGTAAATGGCATATATGCAATCAATGGATACTATGCTAATGGCTGGGTGAAAACCGATTCAGGAGAAGAAATCTATTTTATATATGGGAAGAATGCGTCACCTAAAACGCTTAGAGAAAATTACACAAATGAGGAGTTTATTCAAGTAATAGCGTACTATGTTCGTAAATACTCTGCTCAGTATGGTATCAAAGTTAATAGTGGAATTATTGCACAAGCAATCCTTGAAAGCAATTGGGGGAGATCATCTTTATCTGCCAAGTACCATAATTATTTTGGCCTGAAGGCGGGGCCATATTGGAAAGGAAAATCAGTTAATATGGCTACGCAGGAAGAATATGTTCCTGGAACATACACAAATGTTCGTGACAACTTTAGAGTTTATAACAGTATTGAGGAAGGGGTACGTGGATATTTTGAGTTTACGAAGTTTCCTAACTATGCAAAGATTAAAACGGCTACAACACCTGAAGAGTATTTGACTTATATTAAGCAAGCAGGATATGCGACTAGTTCAACATATGTTCAAAATACGCTTAGAGTTGTAAATACGTATAATTTAACAAAATATGATTAA
- a CDS encoding IS30 family transposase yields MVASGYKHLSLEERKSIEVLLNHSDIKLKQIALSINHSQKCVREEIRAHRVVRVHSNKTNKCGRQDSCKKHRLCTYCISGDCKSCKHKDCNELCDDFVSYPVCERIERFPYVCSGCPDIHKCHLPKYFYIARIAQDKYTQDKLEWRSGPRKSEAEMKSIVEAFQNNIPKKQSIDTIIHTNDLNISASTAYRYIREHQIPGISNIDLKRQVRYTQRSSSRHHPISIDYDFLEGRKYEDFLAALETAGPDVNVWEMDTIIGKKGSDEKCVLSLLHRRSNLQLYFLLRHKNMFEVTYLFDTIKSFLGIDLFKDTFTIILTDNGTEFHDPLSLETDPETGEKLISIYFARPRRSDDKGKCEKNHEHFREKIPKGCSMNSLTKYDINFVSNQVNNYVRRKLNYQSPYSIAKLVLNEKVLELNRLHPISPKAVDLTPILH; encoded by the coding sequence ATGGTTGCCAGCGGTTATAAACATCTATCTTTAGAAGAACGTAAATCTATAGAAGTTCTATTGAATCATTCCGACATCAAACTCAAACAGATAGCACTCTCTATCAATCATTCACAGAAATGCGTACGTGAAGAAATCAGAGCACACAGGGTCGTACGTGTCCACTCGAATAAGACGAACAAATGTGGACGGCAAGATTCTTGTAAGAAACATCGCTTATGCACATATTGCATAAGCGGTGATTGTAAGTCTTGTAAGCATAAGGACTGCAACGAGCTATGTGATGACTTCGTCTCATATCCCGTTTGCGAGAGAATAGAGCGATTCCCTTATGTCTGTTCAGGTTGTCCTGACATACATAAATGTCATCTTCCCAAGTACTTCTACATCGCACGAATAGCACAGGATAAATATACGCAAGACAAATTAGAATGGAGGTCCGGACCTCGCAAGAGCGAAGCAGAAATGAAATCTATCGTGGAGGCATTTCAAAATAATATTCCTAAAAAGCAATCCATCGATACGATTATCCATACTAACGACCTGAATATATCCGCCTCTACTGCATATAGATACATTCGTGAGCACCAGATTCCCGGGATTTCAAACATCGACCTAAAACGTCAGGTACGCTACACGCAACGCAGTTCTTCAAGGCATCATCCTATATCGATTGACTACGATTTCCTCGAAGGACGCAAATACGAGGACTTCCTAGCAGCCCTAGAAACAGCAGGACCAGATGTAAACGTATGGGAAATGGATACGATCATCGGGAAGAAAGGGAGCGATGAGAAGTGTGTACTGAGCCTGTTACACAGACGTTCCAATCTTCAATTATATTTTCTCTTACGACACAAGAATATGTTTGAGGTAACGTATCTATTTGATACTATCAAAAGTTTCTTAGGCATCGACTTATTCAAAGATACGTTCACTATCATACTCACCGATAATGGCACTGAGTTCCATGATCCACTATCGCTTGAGACAGACCCTGAAACGGGAGAAAAACTCATCAGTATCTATTTCGCAAGGCCTAGACGTTCTGATGACAAAGGCAAATGTGAAAAGAACCACGAGCACTTCAGAGAGAAGATTCCAAAAGGATGCAGTATGAACAGCCTTACAAAATACGACATCAATTTCGTATCAAATCAGGTAAATAATTATGTACGCAGGAAGTTAAATTACCAATCACCCTACAGCATTGCCAAACTAGTACTAAACGAAAAGGTGTTAGAACTAAACCGCCTTCATCCCATTTCACCCAAGGCAGTTGATCTAACACCTATCCTCCATTAG
- the tnpA gene encoding IS200/IS605 family transposase, giving the protein MATKPNDDSSLSHTRWNCKYHIVFISKYRRKAIYGKLRADIGGILRQLCAYKDVEMIEAHAIRDHIHMLVKIAVSSFMGYLKGKSSLMIFEKHANLKYKYGNRNFWAKGYYISTVGLNTKVVEEYIRNQEKEDMIQDNLSKKEYVDPFKG; this is encoded by the coding sequence ATGGCAACAAAGCCAAATGACGATTCAAGTTTATCACACACGAGATGGAACTGTAAGTATCATATTGTGTTCATATCAAAGTATAGAAGAAAGGCAATTTATGGAAAATTAAGAGCAGATATAGGAGGGATATTGAGACAGTTGTGTGCATATAAAGATGTAGAAATGATAGAAGCACATGCAATAAGAGATCATATACATATGTTGGTAAAGATAGCGGTATCAAGTTTCATGGGATACTTGAAAGGCAAATCATCGTTGATGATATTTGAGAAACATGCAAATTTAAAATATAAATATGGCAATCGAAACTTTTGGGCGAAGGGTTACTATATAAGTACGGTAGGACTAAATACGAAGGTAGTAGAAGAATATATCCGAAATCAAGAAAAAGAAGATATGATACAGGATAATCTAAGTAAAAAAGAATATGTAGACCCTTTTAAAGGGTAA
- a CDS encoding aminotransferase class I/II-fold pyridoxal phosphate-dependent enzyme: protein MQGLILAAGMGSRLKKLTENNTKSMVEVNGISLIERMLRILDSKNLSRIIVVTGYKSDFFIQYINSLKLNTEILFINNDIYDKTNNIYSMYLAKDEMIKEDTITLESDLIFNDEMIDTILNDTRANLALVAKYEPWMDGTCLKINEKEEILEFVSGKEFNFHDANQYYKTINIYKFSKDFSSKIYFPFLEAFMSTNGKNDYYEAVLKIIIGLGKNHIEAKCIDDSVKWYEIDDEQDLDIASSIFSKNEEKLEKFQARYGGYWRYPKLLDFCYLVNPYFPPQKMIDEFQYSFKTLLEQYPSGLKVNSSLCAKIFGVSIDKIVVGNGAAELIKSVMGTLQGNVGFIRPTFEEYPNRYDKLNEIIYIPNNDDFRYDASDLIQFYSDKDIKTLVLINPDNPTGNYIRKAGVLELLNWCKEKDITFILDESFVDFAEEEDSSFIDEQYLNLYDKLIVVKSISKSYGVPGVRLGVLCTSNTNLIEHIKKDVSIWNINSFGEFYLQIYEKYKKDYAAALENIKHARKVFVDDLQEVKEFRVIPSEANYVTIEVLKGTSKDLCISMLEKNIFIKDLTPKISWLNKQFIRVAIRDEFDNAVFVKAIKSYYESRCS, encoded by the coding sequence ATGCAAGGATTAATATTAGCTGCTGGAATGGGCAGTCGATTAAAAAAACTAACTGAAAATAACACTAAATCAATGGTTGAAGTAAATGGTATTTCTTTAATTGAAAGAATGTTACGTATTTTGGATTCTAAAAATTTGTCAAGAATCATTGTGGTTACAGGCTATAAGAGTGATTTCTTTATCCAATATATAAACAGTCTAAAACTAAATACAGAAATTCTTTTTATCAACAACGATATTTATGATAAGACCAATAATATCTACTCTATGTATCTTGCTAAAGATGAAATGATAAAGGAAGATACAATAACATTAGAATCGGATCTTATCTTTAACGATGAGATGATTGATACAATTTTAAATGATACTAGAGCTAATTTAGCATTAGTAGCAAAATATGAACCATGGATGGATGGTACTTGCCTCAAAATAAACGAAAAAGAAGAAATTTTAGAGTTTGTATCAGGAAAAGAATTCAACTTTCATGATGCTAATCAATACTATAAAACAATCAATATTTATAAATTCTCTAAAGATTTCTCGTCAAAAATATATTTTCCATTTTTAGAGGCATTTATGAGTACAAATGGAAAGAACGATTACTATGAAGCTGTTTTAAAAATAATAATCGGGCTTGGCAAGAATCATATTGAAGCGAAATGCATTGATGATAGTGTTAAGTGGTATGAAATTGATGATGAACAAGATTTAGATATTGCAAGTTCTATCTTTTCAAAAAATGAAGAGAAGCTTGAAAAATTTCAAGCAAGATATGGTGGATATTGGAGATATCCAAAACTTCTAGACTTCTGTTATCTTGTAAATCCGTATTTCCCTCCTCAAAAGATGATTGACGAGTTTCAGTATAGTTTTAAAACTCTCTTGGAGCAGTATCCTTCAGGATTGAAGGTAAATTCATCATTATGTGCAAAAATATTTGGGGTTTCTATTGATAAGATTGTGGTTGGAAATGGCGCTGCAGAACTAATTAAATCTGTCATGGGAACATTGCAAGGGAATGTTGGCTTTATAAGACCAACATTTGAAGAATATCCAAATAGATATGATAAGTTAAATGAAATTATCTATATTCCAAATAATGATGATTTTCGCTATGATGCAAGTGATTTAATACAGTTTTATTCCGATAAGGATATCAAGACATTGGTGCTGATTAACCCTGATAATCCAACAGGGAACTATATAAGAAAAGCTGGTGTACTTGAACTTTTGAATTGGTGTAAGGAAAAAGATATTACTTTTATACTTGATGAAAGTTTCGTGGATTTTGCCGAGGAAGAAGATTCATCCTTCATAGATGAGCAGTACTTAAATTTATATGACAAGCTGATTGTTGTAAAGAGTATCTCAAAATCATATGGAGTTCCTGGTGTAAGATTAGGTGTGCTATGTACGTCAAATACTAATTTGATTGAGCATATCAAAAAGGATGTTTCTATTTGGAATATTAATTCGTTTGGAGAATTTTATCTGCAAATTTACGAAAAATATAAGAAAGATTACGCAGCCGCTTTGGAAAATATAAAGCATGCAAGAAAAGTTTTTGTAGATGATCTTCAAGAAGTAAAGGAGTTTAGAGTTATTCCTAGTGAAGCTAACTACGTAACGATAGAAGTTCTGAAAGGTACTTCAAAAGACTTGTGTATATCAATGCTTGAAAAGAATATTTTTATAAAAGATTTGACGCCAAAGATAAGTTGGCTCAATAAGCAATTTATACGAGTTGCAATTAGAGATGAATTTGACAATGCTGTCTTTGTGAAAGCAATCAAATCGTATTATGAATCTAGATGTTCCTAA
- a CDS encoding DUF1015 family protein, which produces MKIDLIKESYVNISGNIYDSDFINLANIKDGKINFDENTLFLSESKKKKLNEQSIEKNLECIYIFNCNGSYGLVASLPIEEYVDERIKCHELILPDTVQGMIANSHIYNAETAPVLVTHQKKIDLKEIVSSGTFAQKYEYEQITLFKFIGDEAKKILEQYDDIETMYVADGHHRLYTTSMVRNKKSILTCFLGFSEIKILPINRVIKNVDASSFEKAKNFMVNMLGVLPDGELSKGYVKITYQDDSFLVKLKVVEGDLFWNNDVYRLNTQIISTAFRILNFSNVEYVMEYDLENKRKNLDSKDVLLEVTALSLEEFSHLSDSGCILPPKSTCFIPKFPSFLIFNKYR; this is translated from the coding sequence ATGAAAATAGACTTGATAAAGGAAAGTTATGTAAATATCTCTGGTAATATTTATGATTCAGATTTTATAAATTTAGCAAATATTAAAGATGGAAAAATAAATTTTGATGAGAATACTCTATTTCTTTCTGAAAGTAAAAAAAAGAAGTTAAATGAACAAAGCATAGAGAAGAATCTTGAATGTATATATATATTTAATTGTAATGGCTCTTATGGTTTAGTTGCATCTCTTCCAATCGAAGAGTATGTGGATGAAAGAATCAAATGCCATGAATTGATTCTGCCAGATACTGTACAAGGAATGATTGCAAATTCTCACATTTATAACGCTGAGACTGCACCTGTTTTGGTGACACATCAAAAAAAGATAGATTTAAAAGAAATTGTGTCATCAGGGACATTTGCCCAGAAATATGAGTATGAACAAATCACCTTGTTTAAATTTATTGGTGATGAAGCAAAAAAGATACTAGAACAGTATGATGATATTGAAACAATGTATGTAGCAGATGGGCATCATCGTCTATATACAACATCAATGGTACGTAATAAAAAAAGTATCCTAACTTGCTTTTTGGGATTTTCAGAAATCAAGATTTTACCAATCAATAGAGTTATAAAAAACGTTGATGCCTCCTCTTTTGAAAAAGCGAAGAATTTTATGGTAAATATGCTTGGGGTTTTACCTGATGGTGAATTGTCGAAAGGATATGTCAAAATTACATATCAGGATGATTCATTCTTAGTAAAATTAAAAGTTGTAGAGGGTGATTTATTTTGGAATAATGACGTTTATAGATTGAATACACAGATTATTTCAACAGCGTTTAGAATTTTAAATTTCTCTAATGTTGAGTATGTGATGGAATATGACTTAGAGAATAAGAGAAAGAATCTAGATAGTAAGGATGTCTTGTTGGAAGTTACAGCATTATCTCTAGAAGAATTTTCTCATCTTTCAGACAGTGGATGTATACTACCTCCTAAGTCGACATGTTTCATCCCAAAATTCCCGTCATTTTTGATTTTTAATAAATATAGATAA
- a CDS encoding IS30 family transposase: MSGKHFTLEDRINILMHVRQNHSMRMIAAALNASASTVSRELEKHRILDEYSVFHPLAPTCSRIMKAPWVCNGCPRFSACKKRKYRYIPAQAHSAYESTLHLSREKIRTGEKGLRFLDNLVTPLIRDQRQTVAHVFSTHGEQMGISRSTFYRYVNDNKLTIRNIDLPKRVRYPLSKKNIKRGDNTMIDNQSCRVGRDYTAFQEFIAQHPKANIAEMDSVIGKKGVGEKVLLTLLLRKSKFMFAFLRNRNTQASVTEVFDYIQRKIGFARFATMFRVVLTDNGPEFKDPISLEHGTRNVQRCRIFYCDSRASQQKGRIEKNHEYIRKYLPQGTSFNDLTQEKVNLMMSHINSVKRDSLDGRSPFECLTRAELKTIKKLGLTPIDPDEVNLSLDLIQ, from the coding sequence ATGTCAGGTAAACATTTCACACTCGAAGACCGTATCAATATCCTTATGCATGTCAGACAAAATCATTCCATGCGCATGATAGCTGCCGCTTTGAATGCCTCTGCTTCTACTGTTTCCAGAGAACTTGAAAAGCATAGGATCCTTGATGAATACTCTGTCTTTCATCCTCTCGCTCCTACCTGCAGCCGAATCATGAAGGCCCCTTGGGTATGCAATGGCTGTCCTCGTTTCTCTGCATGCAAAAAGAGAAAGTATCGCTACATCCCTGCACAGGCACATAGTGCTTATGAATCTACTCTTCATCTGTCTAGAGAGAAGATCCGTACTGGGGAAAAAGGTCTGAGATTTCTCGATAATCTCGTCACACCTTTGATTCGTGACCAAAGGCAAACCGTCGCCCACGTATTCTCCACTCATGGCGAACAGATGGGAATATCCCGTTCTACTTTTTACCGCTATGTCAATGACAATAAACTCACCATCCGCAATATAGATCTTCCCAAGCGAGTTCGCTATCCGCTCTCCAAAAAGAATATCAAACGTGGCGATAACACAATGATAGACAATCAATCGTGCCGTGTGGGACGCGATTATACTGCCTTTCAGGAATTCATTGCCCAACATCCGAAAGCTAATATCGCTGAGATGGATTCCGTCATCGGTAAGAAAGGTGTCGGCGAAAAGGTACTTCTAACCCTACTATTACGTAAGAGTAAATTTATGTTTGCCTTCCTAAGGAATAGAAATACACAAGCTTCTGTAACAGAAGTATTCGACTACATCCAAAGGAAAATCGGCTTTGCAAGGTTCGCTACTATGTTCCGTGTAGTGCTTACGGACAACGGTCCTGAATTCAAGGACCCCATTTCCTTGGAACATGGTACACGCAACGTACAGCGCTGTCGTATATTTTATTGTGATTCCCGTGCTTCCCAACAAAAGGGGCGTATTGAAAAGAATCATGAATATATTCGAAAATATCTGCCCCAAGGAACTTCCTTTAACGACCTTACACAAGAAAAGGTAAATCTAATGATGAGCCATATCAATTCCGTCAAGCGTGACTCATTGGATGGTCGTTCACCATTTGAATGTCTCACTAGAGCAGAACTCAAAACAATAAAAAAGCTTGGATTAACACCAATCGATCCAGATGAAGTCAATCTAAGCCTAGACCTAATTCAATAG
- a CDS encoding glycosyltransferase: MKKRIVFVLNNLQYADGVARVLVELCNFLDENIFDITIISIYRCDANFVKLLKPHIHIQKTLGFYFRGLDKIVNAMPIHFLYQKIVGGNYDIEVAFQYGLATRMIANSTNRKAKHYAWMHGYDEGLTLGKEYPKFDEVFCVSKFNAERLRKESHGTINVSCCYNIIDEDKLLELSKEEIGEYLSTKPIFVAVGRQTPEKGFLRLVDVANRLKKGGYQFSLWLIGDGVEHQQLVDKINQEKLEDTVKLLGIQSNPHKFTSKADVFICSSFSEGYSTACVEAILLGIPVISTAVSGAQEIIDDSQCGIVCQLDDDSLYEALKHVLDNPEVIPAWKKILETTRLRFASAVRGERVSHIFIK; this comes from the coding sequence ATGAAAAAGCGAATTGTTTTTGTATTAAATAATCTTCAATACGCAGATGGTGTTGCAAGAGTTTTAGTGGAGCTATGTAATTTTTTAGATGAAAATATTTTTGATATTACGATTATTTCAATTTATCGATGTGATGCAAACTTTGTGAAACTATTGAAACCACATATACATATACAAAAAACTTTGGGATTTTATTTTAGAGGATTAGATAAGATTGTAAATGCAATGCCAATCCACTTCTTATATCAAAAGATTGTAGGTGGAAATTATGACATTGAAGTTGCATTCCAATATGGACTCGCAACAAGAATGATTGCTAACTCTACGAATCGAAAGGCAAAACACTATGCATGGATGCATGGTTATGATGAAGGACTAACATTAGGAAAGGAATATCCTAAGTTTGATGAGGTTTTCTGTGTTTCCAAATTCAATGCAGAACGTTTACGAAAAGAGTCTCATGGTACCATCAATGTTAGTTGTTGTTACAACATCATTGATGAAGATAAGCTTTTAGAATTATCAAAAGAAGAAATTGGTGAATATCTATCTACTAAACCGATATTTGTAGCAGTAGGTAGACAAACGCCGGAAAAAGGTTTTTTACGTCTTGTCGATGTTGCAAATCGTTTGAAGAAAGGTGGATATCAATTTTCTCTTTGGCTTATTGGGGATGGTGTTGAACATCAACAGTTGGTAGATAAAATCAATCAAGAAAAATTAGAAGATACTGTTAAGCTGTTAGGGATTCAATCCAACCCACATAAATTTACGTCAAAGGCGGATGTCTTTATATGTTCTTCATTTAGTGAGGGATATAGTACAGCTTGCGTAGAAGCTATATTATTAGGAATACCTGTCATATCGACTGCCGTGAGTGGCGCTCAGGAAATTATTGATGATAGTCAGTGTGGGATTGTATGTCAATTAGATGATGATAGCTTGTATGAAGCCTTGAAGCATGTATTGGACAACCCAGAAGTGATTCCTGCATGGAAGAAGATTTTAGAAACAACAAGGTTAAGATTTGCATCGGCTGTACGCGGAGAAAGAGTAAGTCATATATTTATAAAATAA